From the Candidozyma auris chromosome 2, complete sequence genome, the window ACAATCTCACTGTAGAGTCTTTTGAGGCAGTATAGATCTTGACGTCTATAGGCAACGGAGAATCTGCAACGGCGATATCAGTGATAGCTAAAGAGTGGTCAGAAAAGGTAGCAAATGGTTTGGCAGGCTCATCGTCAAAAGAAACCAAGTCCACTGTTCTCCAAACAGTGACTCTAGAGTCCGAACCTCCAGTGATCACAAAGTCGCTGTTTTTCGTGAACCTGATACATGTGATGCCTTGGTAGTGAGCATCTTTCACACATAGCAAGTTGCCCGATGCTAGTTCCCAAATGTAAAGCTTTCCCGTAGCTGTGCCGGCCGCGAGTAACCACGGTATGTGCTGCTTTGGTTTGTGGAATGCGATTTTCGCTTCCCCACCATTATCAGGAATTACAGGATGTTCAGCTATACTCAAGCACGAAACCGTTTCTGGGATCGGAAACTTCTGATCAGCACCTTCTTTTCCCCAAGAATAACACGTTATCAACGCTTTATCTTTGCCAGCAACGAATAACCTTTCGCCAGGGCCCATGCCTGTGATGGCAGCTCCATTGAGTGGACAATCTGCGTTTCTGAAGGAAGCATAAGTGTGGGACTTGTGCACCGAGGCCGCCACTCCCAACGACTCCTTCGAATGCTTATCCTCGGGGTCTCCCTGAGTGACGTAGAAGGCCACTTCGTCCATGAATGAAAAAATAAGGTGCAACAAAGGTAGTAAGTATTTAGAGATGTGCTCTGCATACTGAGATGAGATGCCCTAGCGTACTATGGAGGCAGGTAACAGAGGACactttttggtgaaggGAATTGGGTTTTTTCTACGGATCAATCGCTTGGTTCGAGAATAAAGACTTTAATATGCTGAACTTCTACCATAAACAAAAGGTTTGTGGGTTGACCACTGACTATGGGCGGGTACACACTGGCAGCTCAGCTTGCTTGGCTGCGAATGAATTATAGCGAGCCTAATTCACTTCCTGTAAGTCAACAGAGAAATCTAAGACAGTAAGAGGAGCAATTCATACTTTTTCAGCTTCCCTACTCAGATTGCCTCTGTTCTGCCTGAAATTGGTTCATAGCATGATTTGTCAATTGTGCACCTCACTACAGGCCGTTTAGTCGGAAATTTTCCATCCGAGCCCACTTTTACTATGTCTCATTTTGATAATAAAACGTTCAGGGTAAGCGATATTCAGCACGTCAAAGTGAATATCTGACGTCATCGTTGCTATATTAATTCTTTATTTTCTTAACTTTTAgtctttgttttctttttttctttttttttaatttttttttctttcctttcaGGCGAAGTCTCTCCCTTTCTCgtgttttgcagccatttgagGGCACCACCATCGCCAACACAAAACACTCAAAATTCAACAAGACCCTCCTCCAAACATTTCACTTGCCTTAAAGTACCTCAATTGCATACCTTTAGCTCACTATCCAGCTCTAATTCCCAGCATTCAGCTGGCTCCCTTCTCCAACCTCCTCCAAAGACCCGTTCACCATACAATTCTCTCTAAGTAGTATACTGCTTCCTAGCAAAACCAGCCTTATACCTGTCTTCACCTAAAACTCAGTCATGCCCATTGATATCGTGTCAACTGCCGTTTTCGATGGACCTCAGGCCATTCCCGGCTGGAATTACTTGGTCAAATACGGCCCTGCGCTTGCAGCAGCTGGAGCAGTGAAATTTTACTTTGCCGGGTCCTCCAACACGTTCAAAAGAGAGTTGCACGGACGCGTCTACATCATCACTGGAGGCACCTCGGGTCTCGGGGCTGCTCTTGCCTACGAACTTGCTTTGAAAGGCGCCCAGCTCATTCTTTTGTCCAGATCAACCGACGATGCCTGGACAGTAGAGTTCATAGAGGATCTCAGAGATAGGACgaacaacttcatgatATACGCAGAGCCTTGTGACTTGAGCCTGCTTCATTCAGTTCGTCTATTCGCCACCAAATGGCTCGATAATCAGCCGCCCCGCCGTTTGGATGGCGTTATCTGCTGTGCTGCAGACTGTGTGCCTAGAGGCAGAGACAGACAAGTGTCAGTGGATGGAGTGGAAAATCAGATTGCAGTCAATTACTTGGCCCATTACCATTTGCTTACTTTGCTTAAGCCCTCTCTTCAAGTGCAACCTCCCGACCGTGATGTGCGGGTGATACTCACCACTTGTACTTCTCAGGCGGCTGCTAAAGTTGATCCAAAAGATGTCTTGTGGGAGTCTCGTAGATACCCAGCCAATGCACCCTGGCAGGTTTTTGGAACTTCCAAGCTTTTACTAGGCATGTTTGGACGTCTGTTTCAAAGAGTGCTCAACGAATACGAGAGAAAGGATAAGGCTCCCTGCAACATCAAAGTGAGCGTTGTCAACCCTGGGATCATGAGATCACCTTCCACACGTCGTTTTATCTCAATGGGAACCATTTGGGGACTTTTATTCTACATACTTTTGTACCCTTTATGGtatatttttttcaagGATGCTGTGCAAGGGTCCCAGTCGTTACTTTTTGCACTCTATGCGCCAGTGCTAGCAGCCAAGGATGGAGGAAACTTCATCCAGGAGTGCAAAATCTTGACTAAATTGAGGCCGGAATTAAACGACATCGAATTGCAAGATGAGGTATTTAAGGAGACGGCGGCACGGATTGAAAAGTTGGAGAAACTGTCTGCCATcgagagaaagaagcaagaaaagaagctaGGCATTGATaagaaaaagcaagaagaggagaagaagaagaaagcgGACATTCATGAGAAGCCCGAAacggaagaagaattgCAGTACAAGTTAGACATGATCCGTAAGAGCATGGGCATTCTGTCTCAGCTGGGAGAGTTGCCACTTTTTCCTGAAGAAGGAACCGATGCCGCTAAGATTGCACAAGCGATCAAGTCTTCTGGAAGGAAACCCAAAGGTAAAGCTCGCAAGAGATAAAGTGCCTACGGTGGAACAAACTTTGCAGCAAATGCTAACATTGTCACTCGCTTGATTCCAAcgcgaaaaaaaaaaggggCTTTTTAGTGGGATGCCAATCCAGGACTTCGGCACCGGTGAAGGTCCATCTCCATTGTCACGGGACCCCAATACCCCACAAGGAACCGTTGGGGATCGAAATGGTCATGGTACTTGTGGAGTAAGTGGGTGCGAAAAAAGTGACTCGGCCCAGTGCCGTAGCCGGAAACCCATACCTTGGAAAATGAAGCAGGGGGGCAATCGAGAAGAGATTTTGGTGGTTGAAACTACAAAATTCATCGGAAATGATTGTCCAGGTAGTTCACCTGGACCCGTTTGAGTCGGATATTTTTAGCGGCGTTGGTGGGAAGGTGAACGCGGACTCGCTTTGCTTGCCATTGTGTGGCCCCTATAGTACATAAACTCACTATGTGGCGGCATCGGCCCGATCCGCTTACTTGGGCATCTTGAAGGAGggagaaagaaaatatACACAAATCTCGGAAGAAGCACCActctcttctcatcaattaTCCATATTCTTGCAAATCGCTCTGTTCTCCGTTAACGGAAGCTCTGTCCTCCATTCACGGTTTCTTATCTCACGATATTGCGCTGATAAAAGTTCCTCCAATTAAAGCTGCGCCAGACACAAAGTGCCGTGAGACCGAGCCTGGCTGTATTACAACAAGAGGAATAACATCAGAAAGTAAGGCCAACAGTTCAAATCTGATTGAGAATTCCACTTCAGCATCTGATATATTCAGATTAATATCAAACTTCGGTTATTTACTCgtcgtcctcctcctctggGTTCCACCTTGGTGAGTCACGTGTGACTTATCTCTCATCTGCTCACCCAATTCTTGCCGGCGGTTCCCAGTATCAAGGTGTAACTGTCTGTGTTCAAATCGACTCAAGCCTACCCCGCCATCGAAccttgaaaaaaaggtaTCCTTGTGATCCGGCAACTTGCATTACATAGATTCACCACTGCTACGATCATTGCTAAATATCGCATCTGTCATTCCCCAGAATGGACGAAACGAACGCTGGGCCGAAGCAGAAACAACCCCAGCAAGCAGTCAGTTCATTGACGAAGCTCCTCAACGAATCAAATTCAAATGTGCCTTCAAAAAACTCCTCTCAAACAGATTTACCAACTTATGCTGAACAAAAGCTCACCAGCCCCTCTCCTGGTATCCAGGAAACGAGTTCAGACGAAAGCGGAATGGCTCTTCAGATCAACCCGCCAAACACGTTGAAGCATGCAAGTGCTCAGGTTGTAGGGGGTAGCAGCATCCTGCCTCGGCAAAGGGCCGCGCCGCCAGTGACGAGTGTTGAGCATGGTATATCTGGTACAAGCCCTGTCGTCGTCAACGGTGGCTTCGACCAAACAAATCTGGGTCGGGATATCCCGTTTGGAGGCAGATCATATGGCTCTAAGGATATCCCCATACGGCCTCCACAGGCCATTCAAAGTCCTAGGGTTAATAGGACAAATTCTGTGTCTCATACATCTTTATTTGCTACTGGCGGGTATGGATCAGAGAGTTTATCATCGTCAATTCCTTATGTTGCTCCAGGCGGTAGGggcaacaacagcaacagcaatGACCCGACAGGCTCATATAAAAGCAATAATGGTTTTGCCAATGGCGGGTCCAACCTTTCCAGGGCTTTGCGCAGCGACAGTGTCTCATCGGAGTCTCTGGATCATGTACCAAATTTACCCAACGGCCAACCAATTCAGTCAATTCACTTCCTGTCGCCGCAGGTCAACTCCATGTCCATAGAGCCTCGATTCGTTATTTCGAAGCAAAGAGTTGCTCAGGCGCAGGCACAAGCTCAGGCGCAAGCACAGGCAGCCTCGTTGTCGAGCTCGGGACGCCAAGGTTCTCAGCTGGGTCtctcattcttcttctcttcaaagaataAGGGAGGGCAGAAACAGGGGTCCTCCACAGACTTGGGAAGCTTCTACAATAACGCTGCTCCAATCAATGAGAACGTTCCCATTGGAACTTCTCCCTCAAGTCTCTCATCGGCAGATTCAGCCAATATCTATAGTTCATCAAGACACAATTCTatggccaacttgaagagattcGTCAAGAAGAGTCTGTCCCCAGCGCAGCCAATTCCGGTCAGCAAAATGTCCACTTCAATGCGCTCCACAAACTCCGGCAGTGTTCCGGCCTCGAGCTCCTTTGCTACTGCCTATACAAACCAATCCGGTAGCTCTACAATTTCAGAAAGCTCATATTCCAGGTCTCCTGTTACAGGCTTTGCTGTTGGCTCTAGCTCCATCAGCAGAACTCCTTCCCTAGTTCGCGACAGGCGAGGATCCATCAATGGCATCACCAACCAGCAATCCCAGCAGTTGCCATTCTCAAAGAGATACAGTAAATTTGGCGAGAACCTTGGCGCTGGCGCTGGTGGCGCTGTCAGATTAGTAACAAGGTTGGCTGATAAGAAGACATTTGCTGTGAAGGAATTCAGAGCGAAATACCAGAACGAGACCAAAAGGGACTATgcgaagaagatcaccagTGAGTATTGTATTGGCTCGACATTGAAGCATCCTAATATCATTGAAACAGTTGAAATCTGCTATGAGAATGAGAGAATTTTACAGGTGATGGAATATTGTGATTTTGACTTATTCGCTATTGTTATGTCAAACAAGATGTCACGCGAGGAAATCAATTGCTGTTTCAAGCAGATCTTATCTGGTATAAACTATTTGCATTCCATGGGGTTGGCTCATAGAGATCTTAAGTTGGACAATTGCGTGGTCGATGCAAGAGGCATTGTCAAAATCATTGACTTCGGCTCAGCAGTTGTCTTCTCGTACCCATTCTCAAAGACGTTAATCGAAGCTCAAGGTATTGTTGGCTCAGACCCCTACCTTGCTCCGGAAGTGTGTGTTTTTAACAAGTATGATCCTAGACCGGTAGACGTTTGGTCAGTTGCGATCATTTTCTGTTGcatgatgttgaagaagttccCTTGGAAGGTACCCAAGATGATGGACAACAGCTTCAAACTATTTGCtaccagagaagaagggaGATCGTTAAGTGAGATGCTAGTGCGGACGCCAGCTGACAGTATGAACATGCCCGAGCTTGGCTCCGctattgatgaaattgaaaatgGCGATATTCTCGGCAACAACAGCGCCAATGGCAAGTCTGGAGAAGGATTATCGCACACGTCGAGTGAAACAGGGGTCGGTAGACTCTTGCTTGCGTTGCCAGAAGACTGTCGTCCATTGATTGGACGTATGGTGGAGTTGGCGCCCGCATGTCGTATCACCGTTGAAGAGTGTTTTCAGGATGAGTGGTTAAGAAGCATCAACATGTGCACAGTGGATGAGAGGATCAACCACGATGGCCTGTTTGACTACCAGGTGACGAAAGGCACCGATCACGAGCACACCACCGTCGACCAGTCGAAAGCCCATATTGCCGCTTTcgacaaaaacaaaaagaagtaaGCATACTTAGTCATGTACCTGTTGTCATATAGTATAGAGATCTGCATTACGAAATCTGTGTATTTACATGTCTATTATACAAGGGCAGCCGAAACCGATCTTGAGCATCTATGGCTCTACACGAACACCGATGGCCTCGGCTGTCAGGATGATGCCAGTGCATATTTGCTGTAATGACAAATCCTTGTGTCTTTCGTCGGTCTTTTTTATCTTCGCAATTTCGTAGATGTGCTTCAACGAGAGCGTTTCTCCCACGAACTCATGGGTGGGTCTACCGGCGCCCTGAGGAGCTTTGGctgctttcaaaagaagccaCGACGTAGGAGGTGACTTCATCTCGAACGTAAATGTTCTATTTGGCTTAATCGTTATAAGCACAGGAATAGGTGTTCCAGGGTTGTAGTGGGCGGATCTGGCGTTGAActctttgcaaaaatcaatgGCCTTCACACCCTTGGACCCCAAAGCAGGACCAACGGGAGGAGCCGGCGCAGCCTGGCCAGCACCCACAATAAGTTTCACCAAGACGTTCTTTGCGGACATGGTGAGGGAAGGCGAAGTGGCAGATGAAGGGTTGGAAGGTGAAAAGTCGAGGAAGGTGAGTAGAAAAATTTAATATGTAGTTCGCACAGtagaagaggaggaaacAGAGGAAGGGCAGTTGAGACGTAGAGAGAAACGCAAAGGGGTACAGAAAAAGATTTAATAATTTTTGACATGAAAATTGTTTTTCATGAGATTTCTTGCCTAGATTTCTGatacttgaagatgatgtcACCATTTACCCGTGTTCAGTAGTTAACTATCTGAGcgttcgcagccatttaaCGACTACTGATTGTGAGACTATTTGAGTCAAATTGATGGATGAGGCCAGATGTGACTTCTGTTTCTGGCATATTAATTATACGTTGTAGGATACTGAAGTTGAAGACACTTACTTTATATGCACCAAGGTCCTAAACCAGTTCCCCAACAGGTCAATTCTCCTAAATGTGTTAAGCATGAAGACTTTTTGGAGCTAACTTCAAAATTCAGGACCAGAAGTATCATCTCTTGCAATATCGTCGCTGTTGTACTTGAGTGTGGCCTCGAAAACGACAGCCGTTAACAAGACGGGCGTTGCCAATCTTTAGGCCGGCCCATTGCAAGTCGTTCAAGTCGATTGTTACCATGGCAACTAAAACTGGTGGGCTTTTACACATTCATAGCGTTGCACTATAGtagacaaaaaaaaaacccCCGATAAttgttgcaattttttgatGGTCATGAACTTTTATAAGATGAAGTGGGTTTAGTTTATTGTTGGACGCCTAAGTTGTCTCTATAGACCACTATGCGATGTTTCATACTCGCCTCGGGACAAAATACCCATTTAGTATGAGATGCTTTCCTTTTCCGTAACTAGTCCTGAAGAGTAATCCACTGAACGCTCAGAGAATTGCAAGCGCTCTGTAAATGTTCCATCAACATGCCAGTGAGGTGGATTTACtgtttggctgcaaaaatgtcgtcgcaTGGTCAGCACAAGTGCACCATACACCTCCCACGAATCTTTTAACACAAAGACCAATAACGAACCTAGTACCTCCACTGGAGTCCTCAAATCTTATGTAACTCGATGGTGGTTTTGGTTTTATGATATAAGGTGAACCTGGAGAGTTCACTTGACCGTTCCAAGAGACTGtcacgacattgtcgctCTTGTAATACGACCCGAGGATGATTATTCATCTTGATTTGTACCCTGTAGATTTAGAAAACATCTTTGGTCAAAAATGATCAGATGAGCAACCGCTTGAATCATTTAAGAGTGACTCTGGACTCATCTGGCTGTGTAAAGCGCACTCTACATAatcgcagccatttttttttttttttttttcttaatATACTAAGTATTAATACATCATAATCGGGCTCCTTAAATGTTCCATACTTGATTTGTTCTTGCTGAGTTTTCGTGTCATGCAGCGTATTTATATTAAACATTCGTATCTAACCAATGACTTTTGATGCTatatttcttcaaagaatcTCAGACGAGAGTTGTTGCTATGGTTCTCTCCCTCTAGTAGCGGTACATGCGTGTGTGCctggaagaagagctcgtcctcgtcctcaAATTCAGACAGTCGTTCTCGTACGTGTGAAGTGTCCATATGCTCAAAGTTCTTTTCGTATTCTTGACGCATGTCATCCGCATGCTCGGGCATCGTGTCCATACGGGGCACGTCCGAGTTGACTCGTGAGTGGCCAGGACCTCGTTGACTGGCCGAACTCGAGTTCAATCCTCCCGTGCCATTGTTTGAGTTGCCACCGGTTGCGGTGCCACTTCCATGGAAGATGGAATCGAGATTATTACTATTGGAAACTCCACGATATGCAAAATCGTCTGACGTATCGTGTCCGGTGCCTGACCCGCTTACTCCGCCGAGGAATGGGTCAGAGGTTGCAGCTCTTGAGTTGAGGTGTTTCTCCAAATCGTTGTATGTGTCGACCGTAGCGGCGCCGcctgcagcagcagcaccagagCCAAGACcgaagagcttcttgaaaccaGATTTTTCATTGGAGTCGCCCGATGTATCGTCGGCAAAGTCGGGCGAGTGGTTGGTGACTCTCGAACGGCGTTTCTTGTGGAACAAGAATAGAACCACAAGAGATCCAATTAAAATGGTGCCGCCAATCGAGCCCACTAGACCACCAATTAGTTTTGCATTTCGTTGCGCCGTGCCTCCACCAGAATCACCATTCGACGGCGTAGTGGGCACCGCAACCAAAGTCGTAATGGTTGTATCTGGCAATACACTCACGGTAGAGTAGTAGCCAGCGTAGTGGGAACTGCCCGAGGTGAAGCTTGTCATGGAGTGCAGCACAGAAGAGGTTGTCAGTGGAGACGATGTGATTTCTGACGATGACTCCAGGGTTGTTTCAGACGAGCTCAGTGATGACGACAGCTTCGAAGAAGTTTTGgatgttgaagagctcGTCCTCGAGCTCAGGCGCTGAGTAGAGGAGCTCGAGCTGGAGTGTGAGCTCGTCGAAGACAGCGACGAtgctgaggaggaagatgaggTGGAAGATGCAAAGgtggaagaagttgaagaaaataattgggaagaagaagtaaagGATGAGCTCGATGGGTCTGCAGACGACGCTGATGGAATGGACAGCGACtgctccagcagcagcagcagcagcagcagcggctGCCACGAGGATGAGCTCGATGAGGACGGCAAAAACGTGCTGGAAGACGACAGCCACgtggaggatgaggaggaaggggacgacgacgaggacgacAACGACCATGTGGATGACGTTGAAGGCGTTTCCGTCTGCGAAGAGCTGGgaagctttgaagagctctGGGTCAGCGACGGCAAGGACGAGGTGGAAAACCTCGAGGACGACGTTGTGGGCAGCGACGAGAACGTCAGCAGGCTCTGGGTGTTCATGCTAGAcgaacttgaaaaagacGGTAAAGTGGAAGAGCTTGGAAAATCACTCAGCGGCCACGACAGCGATGAAGGAGGCAACGTGGACAGAGAGGGCGATGAGCTTGGTACAGACACGGTGGGCAGCGAGGAGGGAATTAGTGATGTCAGCAGCAAAACCGAGGAAGACGATGTTGgtgacgatgacgaggaagGGATGGtggatgaagttgttggcgGCAGCGAAGTTGAGGGGGACTGCGCGGAAGACATTGTGGGCAGCAGCGGCAGGAGCGAGGTGCTAAAATTATCACTGTGCGACCCTGAGGATGGAGAAAATGAGCGGGAGGAGGAAAATGCTGAGGAAAATGTGGGCAGTGTTGAAGGTCCCGACAACGTTGTTGTAGACAAGGACGACGGCACAGTGGAGGACAAAGACGAAATGGTaaatgacgatgatgatgatgatgacgatgcTGTTGTAGATGCAGACAAGgttggcgaagaagacggAAAAGCTTCGCTGTTGGAGGTGGCAGTGGCAGTGGCAGACGGCAGCTGGGTGAGGTTTGTGCGAGCTTGAAGGGCA encodes:
- a CDS encoding putative oxidoreductase, producing the protein MPIDIVSTAVFDGPQAIPGWNYLVKYGPALAAAGAVKFYFAGSSNTFKRELHGRVYIITGGTSGLGAALAYELALKGAQLILLSRSTDDAWTVEFIEDLRDRTNNFMIYAEPCDLSSLHSVRLFATKWLDNQPPRRLDGVICCAADCVPRGRDRQVSVDGVENQIAVNYLAHYHLLTLLKPSLQVQPPDRDVRVILTTCTSQAAAKVDPKDVLWESRRYPANAPWQVFGTSKLLLGMFGRSFQRVLNEYERKDKAPCNIKVSVVNPGIMRSPSTRRFISMGTIWGLLFYILLYPLWYIFFKDAVQGSQSLLFALYAPVLAAKDGGNFIQECKILTKLRPELNDIELQDEVFKETAARIEKLEKSSAIERKKQEKKLGIDKKKQEEEKKKKADIHEKPETEEELQYKLDMIRKSMGISSQSGELPLFPEEGTDAAKIAQAIKSSGRKPKGKARKR
- the NPR1 gene encoding serine/threonine protein kinase NPR1 gives rise to the protein MDETNAGPKQKQPQQAVSSLTKLLNESNSNVPSKNSSQTDLPTYAEQKLTSPSPGIQETSSDESGMALQINPPNTLKHASAQVVGGSSISPRQRAAPPVTSVEHGISGTSPVVVNGGFDQTNSGRDIPFGGRSYGSKDIPIRPPQAIQSPRVNRTNSVSHTSLFATGGYGSESLSSSIPYVAPGGRGNNSNSNDPTGSYKSNNGFANGGSNLSRALRSDSVSSESSDHVPNLPNGQPIQSIHFSSPQVNSMSIEPRFVISKQRVAQAQAQAQAQAQAASLSSSGRQGSQSGLSFFFSSKNKGGQKQGSSTDLGSFYNNAAPINENVPIGTSPSSLSSADSANIYSSSRHNSMANLKRFVKKSSSPAQPIPVSKMSTSMRSTNSGSVPASSSFATAYTNQSGSSTISESSYSRSPVTGFAVGSSSISRTPSLVRDRRGSINGITNQQSQQLPFSKRYSKFGENLGAGAGGAVRLVTRLADKKTFAVKEFRAKYQNETKRDYAKKITSEYCIGSTLKHPNIIETVEICYENERILQVMEYCDFDLFAIVMSNKMSREEINCCFKQILSGINYLHSMGLAHRDLKLDNCVVDARGIVKIIDFGSAVVFSYPFSKTLIEAQGIVGSDPYLAPEVCVFNKYDPRPVDVWSVAIIFCCMMLKKFPWKVPKMMDNSFKLFATREEGRSLSEMLVRTPADSMNMPELGSAIDEIENGDILGNNSANGKSGEGLSHTSSETGVGRLLLALPEDCRPLIGRMVELAPACRITVEECFQDEWLRSINMCTVDERINHDGSFDYQVTKGTDHEHTTVDQSKAHIAAFDKNKKK
- the MRPL19 gene encoding mitochondrial 54S ribosomal protein uL11m, with protein sequence MSAKNVLVKLIVGAGQAAPAPPVGPALGSKGVKAIDFCKEFNARSAHYNPGTPIPVLITIKPNRTFTFEMKSPPTSWLLLKAAKAPQGAGRPTHEFVGETLSLKHIYEIAKIKKTDERHKDLSLQQICTGIISTAEAIGVRVEP